In Vitis vinifera cultivar Pinot Noir 40024 chromosome 17, ASM3070453v1, one genomic interval encodes:
- the LOC104882276 gene encoding uncharacterized protein LOC104882276 has protein sequence MKKRQELQGHDQDQLEILKAVAQAWHGHSVSNNRPTNEFDAYKRNFKSKPSRFKLEAISKSSSNDPTAPSARWDFGQSLWDSYEIVTVSKRLEMGLVLDDPFQDSYQPRVVRRRREGKNSLRNLFTRVSSKRFKETDIPPES, from the coding sequence ATGAAGAAAAGGCAAGAGCTTCAAGGCCATGACCAAGATCAGCTTGAAATCCTCAAGGCTGTGGCGCAGGCTTGGCATGGTCATTCTGTGAGTAACAATAGACCCACCAATGAGTTTGATGCGTACAAGAGGAATTTCAAGAGCAAGCCCAGTAGGTTCAAGCTTGAAGCCATCAGCAAGTCTTCGTCCAATGACCCTACTGCTCCCTCTGCAAGGTGGGATTTTGGGCAGTCTCTTTGGGATTCTTACGAGATTGTGACAGTGTCCAAAAGGTTGGAGATGGGACTAGTGTTGGATGACCCCTTCCAAGATTCATACCAACCAAGAGTTGTTAGGAGGCGTAGGGAGGGCAAGAACAGCCTTAGGAATTTGTTCACTCGGGTGTCTTCTAAAAGGTTTAAAGAGACTGATATTCCTCCCGAGTCCTGA
- the LOC100855230 gene encoding uncharacterized protein LOC100855230: protein MGNQMQPHHLGMKGKIKCLSIRRHLLLPEIASRANLEADPKKTMLGSSDRKPVHGWDTTPDDYLSHIKRMERSLSIVPGAPHYPVVHKAFNNKSPFEEAQGNGRKQRQPRKVSFQDQQGQSNNGSSQVVDEETDDIEAEAEGFIQQKHRGFELCKWKTFKAY from the coding sequence ATGGGGAATCAGATGCAGCCTCATCACTTGGGAATGAAGgggaaaataaagtgtttgtcTATAAGAAGGCATCTTCTATTACCAGAAATTGCAAGTAGAGCAAATCTGGAAGCCGACCCAAAGAAAACCATGCTCGGCAGTTCCGATCGCAAGCCGGTGCATGGTTGGGACACCACCCCCGATGACTACCTTTCTCATATCAAAAGAATGGAACGGTCACTAAGTATTGTGCCCGGTGCCCCCCACTACCCTGTCGTGCATAAAGCCTTCAACAACAAGTCTCCCTTTGAAGAAGCGCAGGGGAATGGTCGCAAACAACGTCAACCCCGCAAGGTCTCTTTTCAAGATCAGCAAGGTCAGAGCAACAATGGGAGCAGCCAGGTAGTTGATGAAGAAACTGATGATATTGAAGCCGAAGCCGAAGGCTTCATCCAGCAAAAGCACAGGGGCTTTGAGCTGTGCAAGTGGAAGACCTTCAAAGCGTATTGA
- the LOC100246746 gene encoding pentatricopeptide repeat-containing protein At3g48250, chloroplastic, whose translation MNRAKAILFSIRFTNSFRSTQFRRASSLCYQVTQSSRFSPSFSNQSYTSAFPYILYGKLFFSSKPNSIVELVLENDWSDELESELEKSSSVLTHETVIYVLKKLDKDPQRTWNFFNWVTEKNGFRPSSAMYSLILRSLVHGESMKQFWVTIRKMKEQGFCIDKETYLTILGVFKKGKMASEEVALTHFYNRMVQENAMDEVVKKVVELVTMSVWSSEVEKKLGELKNSFSDNFVLHVLRELRGYPLKALRFFQWVGECPGYEHSSITYNVIARVLGRDDSIGEFWSMVEEMKSKGHEMDIDTYIKISRQFQKNKMLEDAVKLYEIMMDGPYKPSVQDCTMLLRSISLSSNPDLALVFRVTEKYEAVGNSLCKAVYDGIHRSLTSVGRFDEAGKIMESMRSAGCEPDNITYSQLVYGLCKARKLEEACKLLDEMEACGCVPDIKTWTILIQGHCAAKEVDKALICFAKMMEKNCDADADLLEVLINGFLSQKRIDGAYKLLVEMVNTAHLVPWQATYKLMINKLLGVRKLEEAINLLHLMKKQNYPPFPEPFIEYISKFGTVEDAGEFLNALSAKKYPSQSAYVHVFESFFQEGRESEAKDLLYKCPHHIRKHPDICKLFGSAKSEYATEKR comes from the coding sequence ATGAACCGAGCCAAGGCAATTCTGTTCTCCATCAGATTCACCAACTCATTTCGCTCGACTCAGTTTCGAAGAGCAAGCTCACTGTGCTATCAGGTGACTCAGTCCTCTCGTTTCTCTCCATCTTTCTCAAATCAATCTTATACTTCTGCTTTTCCTTACATCCTTTACGGAAAACTGTTCTTTTCATCAAAGCCAAACTCGATTGTAGAGCTTGTTTTGGAAAACGATTGGTCAGACGAGTTAGAGAGCGAGTTAGAAAAATCCAGTTCAGTGTTGACACACGAAACTGTTATCTACGTCCTTAAGAAACTCGACAAAGACCCACAAAGGACTTGGAATTTCTTCAATTGGGTCACCGAGAAAAATGGGTTTAGACCCAGTTCTGCTATGTATAGCTTAATTCTTAGAAGTTTGGTTCACGGGGAGTCTATGAAGCAGTTTTGGGTGACAATTAGGAAAATGAAAGAGCAAGGGTTTTGTATCGATAAGGAGACATATTTAACGATATTAGGGGTTTTTAAGAAGGGAAAGATGGCTAGTGAAGAAGTGGCTTTGACCCACTTCTATAATAGGATGGTTCAAGAGAATGCAATGGATGAGGTTGTTAAGAAGGTGGTTGAACTGGTTACAATGTCCGTCTGGAGCAGTGAGGTTGAGAAAAAACTGGGGGAgttaaagaattctttttcAGATAATTTTGTGTTGCATGTGTTGAGGGAACTAAGAGGATACCCCTTAAAGGCTTTAAGGTTTTTCCAGTGGGTTGGTGAATGTCCGGGTTATGAACACAGTAGCATTACTTACAATGTGATTGCAAGGGTTCTTGGCCGGGATGATTCGATAGGGGAGTTTTGGAGCATGGTTGAGGAAATGAAGAGTAAGGGTCATGAGATGGATATTGATACTTACATAAAGATATCGAGACAGTTTCAGAAGAACAAGATGCTTGAGGATGCAGTGAAGCTTTATGAGATTATGATGGATGGGCCATATAAGCCCTCAGTTCAGGATTGCACCATGCTTTTACGGAGCATCTCATTGAGTAGTAATCCGGATTTAGCTTTGGTTTTTAGAGTCACGGAGAAATATGAGGCTGTGGGTAATTCCCTTTGTAAGGCTGTCTATGATGGGATTCATAGGTCCTTGACAAGTGTGGGAAGGTTTGATGAAGCAGGTAAGATTATGGAGTCCATGAGAAGTGCTGGCTGTGAACCCGACAACATCACATACAGCCAACTGGTTTATGGACTTTGTAAAGCAAGGAAGCTAGAAGAAGCATGTAAGTTGCTGGATGAAATGGAGGCATGTGGATGTGTTCCTGATATCAAGACTTGGACTATTTTGATTCAAGGGCACTGTGCAGCCAAGGAGGTTGATAAGGCATTAATTTGTTTTGCAAAGATGATGGAAAAAAACTGTGATGCTGATGCTGATCTCTTGGAGGTTTTAATAAATGGTTTTCTTAGCCAGAAAAGGATAGATGGTGCTTACAAATTGCTCGTGGAAATGGTGAATACGGCTCATTTAGTACCCTGGCAAGCTACGTATAAACTCATGATCAATAAGCTTTTAGGGGTAAGGAAACTAGAAGAAGCAATAAACCTTCTTCATCTAATGAAGAAACAAAACTACCCACCTTTCCCAGAAccttttattgaatatatttcaAAGTTTGGAACAGTGGAGGATGCTGGGGAATTCTTGAACGCATTGAGTGCAAAGAAATATCCATCCCAATCAGCTTATGTTCATGTTTTTGAATCGTTTTTTCAGGAAGGCAGAGAGTCTGAAGCCAAGGATCTGCTCTATAAGTGCCCTCATCATATTCGTAAGCATCCAGACATTTGCAAACTTTTTGGGTCTGCAAAGAGTGAGTATGCTACTGAAAAGAGGTAG
- the LOC100248522 gene encoding pachytene checkpoint protein 2 homolog, translating to MSEPMEISLQNATVGDSSDQNGVSESIPSPILTQEKVLVSVEVCLKASSTARSDDVRSAVERMLENRSLSYTDGSVPVSLDDPFLVENVQRICICETDEWVEKHDVLLFWQVKPVVHVFQLSEEGPCEESSGDGQLSIFNEWILPAKEFDGLWESLIYEPGLKQRLLRYAASALLFTEKGVNPFLVSWNRIILLHGPPGTGKTSLCKALAQKLSIRFNTRYPQCQLVEVNAHSLFSKWFSESGKLVAKLFQKIQEMVEEETNLVFVLIDEVESLAAARKAALSGSEPSDSIRVVNALLTQLDKLKSSPNVIILTTSNITAAIDIAFVDRADIKAYVGPPTIHARYEILRSCLQELVRAGILTNSQECDRLSLLSYTGLKEKLNVAQIEEPGNSHLCKQLLEAAEACEGLSGRSLRKLPFLAHAALANPYSCDPSKFLCTMTDTAKRECAGLLSES from the exons atgAGCGAGCCGATGGAGATCTCTCTGCAAAATGCCACCGTCGGCGACTCCTCAGATCAGAACGGAGTTTCAGAGTCCATTCCTTCTCCCATTCTCACCCAAGAAAAAGTTCTTGTTTCGG TTGAAGTTTGCTTGAAAGCCTCTAGCACAGCCAGGAGTGATGATGTCCGGTCAGCTGTTGAGAG AATGCTTGAAAATAGGAGTTTGAGCTATACTGATGGTTCAGTTCCAGTGTCTCTTGATGATCCATTCCTTGTGGAAAATGTACAAAGAATCTGTATTTGCGAAACAG ATGAATGGGTGGAGAAACATGATGTCCTTCTGTTCTGGCAAGTCAAACCTGTTGTCCATGTCTTTCAG CTTAGTGAGGAGGGACCATGCGAAGAATCAAGTGGGGATGGTCAGCTTTCTATCTTCAATGAATGGATTCTTCCTGCCAAGGAATTTGATGGCCTGTGGGAaag CTTAATCTATGAGCCGGGTCTCAAGCAAAGGTTGTTGCGGTATGCGGCAAGCGCTTTGCTCTTTACTGAGAAAGGTGTCAATCCTTTCCTTGTATCATGGAACCG CATCATTCTTTTACATGGTCCTCCAGGCACGGGGAAGACATCTTTATGTAAAGCATTGGCTCAAAAATTATCAATACGTTTTAACACCAG aTACCCACAGTGCCAACTGGTGGAAGTTAATGCGCATTCTTTGTTTAGTAAATGGTTTTCTGAAAGTGGAAAGTTG GTTGCaaaattattccaaaaaattcaagaaatggTTGAGGAAGAAACCAATCTGGTATTTGTTTTGATTG ATGAAGTTGAAAGCCTAGCTGCTGCTAGAAAGGCTGCTTTATCTGGCTCCGAGCCTTCAGATTCTATTCGG GTTGTGAATGCTCTACTGACTCAATTGGACAAACTAAAATCTTCACCAAATGTGATAATTCTGACAACTTCCAATATTACTGCAGCTATAG ATATCGCTTTTGTTGATCGAGCTGACATCAAAGCATATGTGGGACCTCCAACAATTCATGCAAGATATGAAATACTGAGATCCTGCCTGCAGGAACTTGTACGAGCAGGAATATTGACTAATTCTCAG GAATGTGATCGCCTTTCGCTTCTGAGTTACACTGGTCTGAAAGAGAAGTTGAATGTGGCACAGATAGAGGAGCCTGGAAATTCACATCTATGTAAACAATTGCTGGAAGCTGCAGAGGCATGTGAG GGTTTGAGTGGAAGATCATTAAGAAAGCTTCCCTTCTTAGCCCATGCTGCTCTTGCCAATCCATACAGTTGTGACCCTAGCAAGTTCTTGTGTACAATGACAGACACAGCTAAAAGGGAGTGTGCCGGGTTACTGTCAGAATCATGA